In a single window of the Rhopalosiphum padi isolate XX-2018 chromosome 1, ASM2088224v1, whole genome shotgun sequence genome:
- the LOC132921443 gene encoding uncharacterized protein LOC132921443: MNYMTYTYLWPPNTFDINTFLLFFFGMPYILDYVVIITVCFYLNNIANRFQTLNDFWRCLPCGLVSVPSEWTSSELAMLMKNIRLLHAELSQSFKIFSCSYGTLLLVFFVCCIIDIIYLIYLMIELENVIRHVSLHVLNIQIVVFLMSVILAASRINEKKLKIVSSLRLIPISKLPVEVKTQIKMFLYQISLLRYDKITAFGFIRINLNLVISIIMLLMIGFSTLIQLKDHPLF; the protein is encoded by the exons ATGAATTATATGACATATACCTACTTATGGCCACCAAACACATTCGATATTAATACTTTCCTCTTATTTTTTTTCGGAATGCCTTACATCTTGGACTACGTGGTTATTATAACCGTGTGTTTTTATCTCAATAATATCGCAAATAGATTTCAAACATTAAACGATTTCTGGAGGTGCCTTCCTTGTGGATTAGTATCCGTTCCGAGCGAATGGACTTCCTCGGAATTAGCCATGTTAATGAAGAACATTAGGTTGTTACACGCTGAACTATCTCAATCGTTCAAAATATTCAGTTGCAGTTACGGTACACTGTTGTTAGTATTTTTTGTTTGctgtattattgatattatatatttaatttatttgatgatcgAGCTTGAAAATGTGATAAGACATGTATCATTACATgtgttaaatattcaaatagttgtttttttgaTGTCCGTGATCCTTGCTGCCTCACGGATAAATGAAAAg aaattgaaaattgtatcatcTTTAAGATTGATTCCGATTTCAAAATTACCTGTTGAAGTAAAAAcacaa atcaaaatgtttttgtatcAAATATCGTTGTTGAGATATGATAAAATTACAGCTTTTGGGTTTATtcgtatcaatttaaatttagttatatcA attatcaTGTTACTGATGATTGGATTTTCAACACTTATACAGTTAAAAGATCATCCGTTATTTtag